A genomic segment from Nicotiana sylvestris chromosome 1, ASM39365v2, whole genome shotgun sequence encodes:
- the LOC104244035 gene encoding putative F-box protein At4g38870 → MEKKNFAGRNSSIPREIIFEIFSWLPARSVMRFKCVARFCFEAEEKKYKVLLITQHVKEGYRKQLILTLGIDKSWREIKSISPHVLSKPGICISGVIYRFAYHNGRAIAAFDVKSEKFNTIIALWNAYIWENDYKLIEVKDKLAVIGYQKYRRGYIQLWILEQRPVEEWETLEIPFPSLLNDIRSRVTSAFTSCDGEIVFILNIKPGTLWIIFQPFFLVVN, encoded by the exons ATGGAGAAGAAGAATTTTGCAGGAAGAAACTCGTCAATACCCCGAGAAATAATCTTTGAAATATTCTCGTGGCTTCCTGCTAGATCTGTAATGCGTTTCAAGTGTGTTGCCAGATTCT GTTTTGAAGCAGAAGAAAAGAAGTACAAAGTTCTTTTGATAACACAGCATGTTAAAGAAGGGTACAGAAAACAGTTGATTTTAACTTTAGGCATAGACAAATCATGGAGAGAGATTAAAAGCATCTCCCCTCATGTTCTAAGCAAGCCCGGGATTTGCATTAGTGGAGTTATATATAGGTTTGCTTACCATAATGGACGTGCTATAGCAGCATTTGACGTTAAATCTGAAAAATTCAATACTATTATTGCATTGTGGAATGCATATATCTGGGAGAATGATTACAAGTTGATAGAGGTGAAGGATAAATTAGCAGTCATTGGTTATCAAAAATACAGACGCGGATATATCCAATTGTGGATTTTAGAACAGAGACCAGTAGAAGAATGGGAGACTCTTGAAATTCCTTTTCCTTCATTATTGAACGACATACGGTCTCGAGTTACATCAGCGTTCACGTCTTGTGATGGGGAGATTGTATTCATCTTGAACATAAAACCAGGTACGTTATGGATAATCTTTCAGCCTTTCTTCCTTGTGGTGAACTAG